From Xenopus tropicalis strain Nigerian chromosome 3, UCB_Xtro_10.0, whole genome shotgun sequence, the proteins below share one genomic window:
- the LOC101730874 gene encoding uncharacterized protein LOC101730874 codes for MSKFTMSISQEEEKQRLDQFLSDLALLGSLQGFRYFQPWLRGREEILLTVVNEDLSCPSLPSSTSLSTDSSCQVMVGDEQVPYRVPPHLPPASPCDREIAIPETHCTLFLLAAYAKYGRPFVWVRSNHQRLTGTEESDWPLKDTPLTLQSTSEWDTKDVGVWHVVWDAVRACVTPPPRNPLAVDFVYLRSLSLPEACLSSGALIVFFHRLLLREPQGTTIFTSVWEQLGEVTRLHAQTLQGLKEQKLIHNVL; via the exons ATGAGTAAATTCACCATGAGCATCTCACAG GAAGAAGAGAAGCAGCGACTGGATCAGTTCCTCAGTGATTTGGCGCTTCTGGGTTCTTTACAG GGTTTCAGATACTTTCAGCCCTGGCtcagagggagagaggagatccTCCTGACTGTGGTGAACGAAGATCTT AGCTGCCCATCACTTCCATCTTCTACTTCTCTGAGCACCGACTCCAGCTGCCAAGTTATGGTGGGCGATGAGCAAGTTCCATACAG GGTCCCGCCTCACCTTCCCCCCGCCTCCCCATGTGACAGGGAAATCGCGATCCCG GAAACCCACTGCACTCTTTTCCTATTGGCCGCTTACGCCAAGTATGGCCGACCATTTGTCTGGGTAAGGTCCAATCACCAGCGTCTGACTGGCACAGAGGAGAGTGATTGGCCGCTGAAGGACACACCTCTCACGCTTCAGTCCACTTCTGAGTGGGACACTAAAG ATGTTGGTGTGTGGCACGTGGTGTGGGATGCAGTAAGAGCCTGTGTGACTCCGCCCCCGCGGAACCCGCTGGCTGTTGACTTTGTTTACCTTCGCTCGCTGTCCCTCCCAGAAGCCTGCCTCTCCTCGGGGGCCCTCATCGTGTTCTTCCATCGACTGCTGCTGCGCGAGCCTCAAGGGACGACGATATTTACCAGTG TGTGGGAGCAGCTGGGAGAAGTGACCCGACTGCACGCGCAAACCCTACAGGGTCTCAAGGAGCAGAAACTCATCCACAACGTGCTCTAA
- the tnfsf12 gene encoding tumor necrosis factor ligand superfamily member 12, protein MDVSMITKVWRMETTQILDIYIAIRTSQEAHKLQGSCSKVTMSRWRKKGAGKRTLLLLILLALVLGGTALCLASVNLILTTTEWGKSLHQGQVLLHQDLPPQQQQLDSDTQIYYQNVWEKQQYLYQKLREKSRPKRAAKNRNKRKTLLSAAHYEVRLPRGLGQTEMNADKNGTILHWAEVPLNSSSPIQYDGKRGEFIANQRGLYYLYCQVHFNEARSVYIKLDLLLDGSLIFRCLQEYSTTAASIHDPKLKSCAVSGLIALRPNSSLRLRTIPDASLRVDRFLTYFGLFQVH, encoded by the exons ATGGATGTGAGTATGATTACGAAAGTCTGGCGTATGGAGACGACGCAGATTTTGGATATTTATATTGCAATTCGGACGAGCCAAGAAGCCCATAAGTTACAGGGGAGTTGCAGTAAAGTGACAATGAGTCGCTGGCGTAAAAAAGGCGCTGGAAAGCGTACCCTGCTGCTGCTTATTCTCCTGGCCTTGGTATTGGGGGGCACGGCGCTCTGCTTGGCCTCTGTCAACCTGATACTGACCACCACAGAATGGGGCAAGAGTCTACACCAAGGACAGGTGCTACTGCATCAG gatttgcccccccagcagcagcagctggacTCCGACACTCAG ATCTATTACCAGAATGTATGGGAGAAGCAGCAATATCTGTACCAGAAGCTGAGGGAGAAGAGCCGGCCCAAGCGCGCAG caaaaaacagaaacaaacgtAAAACCCTACTGAGTGCAGCTCATTATGAAG TCAGATTACCCAGAGGCTTGGGTCAGACAGAGATGAATGCAG ACAAAAATGGTACAATCCTGCATTGGGCGGAGGTGCCTCTGAATTCCAGCAGCCCAATCCAGTATGATGGCAAGAGGGGCGAGTTCATAGCCAACCAGAGAGGACTGTACTATCTGTACTGCCAG GTTCACTTTAACGAGGCCAGAAGCGTCTACATCAAGCTCGATCTCCTGTTAGATGGTTCTCTGATCTTCCGTTGCCTGCAGGAATACTCCACCACTGCCGCCAGCATCCATGACCCAAAGTTGAAAAGTTGTGCTGTCTCTGGCCTCATCGCCTTACGCCCCAACTCATCCCTCCGTCTCCGCACCATTCCAGACGCGAGTCTTAGAGTTGACCGATTCCTGACCTACTTTGGACTCTTCCAGGTTCACTGA